A genomic region of Oryza glaberrima chromosome 1, OglaRS2, whole genome shotgun sequence contains the following coding sequences:
- the LOC127768155 gene encoding uncharacterized protein LOC127768155, with the protein MAPAKKSPRPCCHVSFLLLQLVLLSVIVFPATAAAASTFRCSNPSPVPNEVPEGNDARELLRSFQITTGYFSGGDRLFAPDDDSAYIPRSFALSPYKVARTTDPAILEVAATLALYGPSSDHGSGGGARRRRHRYLVSQLVASFVLHGYYSSASGELCVVGGSGSYSVDGGSVEHLRDVNLHLRVPNAPSLADPFVTGLLDGADFETISLVAYVENDRYVYSEKRPSCPPPMPAHAARGALQALEANFSCSHLRELFVSSYRLENTSSDASSPAASTFQFPLSHGGLRMLVNQMHCTANGSVRAYVVFSNYTDSERRWRRDMVINNRFLVKEEAVVADGYWDSTTSRLCLRACRVAHSSAAETELKVGEQCGLGMSFWFPAVWTIRDRSIVAGLLWNANQEESGGNKHAGASLSGVMSVSSIDGDGYNRRRSNLTDVKYNYTMVEKAKKQYLSCKFSKRKTGRFPDNSSMYSYSDFRFDFIETLGAGGQASPVTIGSVMVDGDQLAAEYMFFRHAMGEMNKSRTTVVRMDHSQLLNVSYDISYRVRSANSKARKNSSSLFSHPLSIERREISAEGVYDPKTGILFMVGCQEINGSSTDCQILVTVHFASLDAKGNGHGRGKISSTRDKADRLHFEAMDITLYGMYREQIGESIWRMDLEIIMAVVSATLSCVFAALQIRHARANPASAPSATSVAMLAVLALGHVTHLALNVDALFVSRRTHYIPISADGWLELNEVMLRVPTLIAFALHLCLLQLVWSSRRSAPRAIAEKWSAAERRSLWICLPLYLLSGLLAGAVHVINNGRAAAENSLVVRVAGDSGTLWDDLASYAGLVLDGFLLPQVILNALSRSRARAISAWFYVGVTVLRAAPHVYDALRARGYVPSVRPSSTYVYASPRDDLFGVAWDVAVPLGAASLALLLFLQQRLGGAFFVRGRRFGEYEMVPTTVSSHQEGDKKMDHERGDVIAN; encoded by the coding sequence ATGGCACCGGCCAAGAAGTCCCCTCGCCCTTGCTGCCacgtctccttcctcctcctccagctcgtgCTCCTCTCCGTTATCGTcttccccgccaccgccgccgcggcgtccaccTTCCGTTGCTCCAACCCCTCCCCTGTACCCAATGAGGTACCGGAAGGAAACGACGCGCGCGAACTCCTCCGCTCCTTTCAGATCACGACGGGCTacttctccggcggcgaccgtcTCTTCGCTCCCGACGACGACTCGGCCTATATCCCACGCTCGTTCGCCTTGTCACCGTATAAGGTTGCTCGCACCACCGATCCGGCCATCCTCGAGGTCGCTGCCACGCTCGCCCTTTACGGGCCATCCAGCGaccatggcagcggcggcggcgcccgccgacGGCGCCATCGCTACTTGGTGAGTCAGCTGGTCGCATCTTTCGTCCTCCATGGATACTACAGCTCCGCTTCCGGCGAACTTTGCGTTGTCGGCGGCTCTGGCAGCTACTCCGTCGATGGCGGCTCCGTCGAACACCTCCGGGACGTCAACCTCCACCTCCGCGTCCCGAACGCTCCCAGCCTCGCCGACCCGTTCGTCACCGGCCTCCTCGACGGCGCCGACTTCGAGACCATATCCCTCGTCGCGTACGTCGAGAACGACCGCTACGTGTACAGTGAGAAGAGACCGTCTTGCCCGCCGCCCATGCCAGCGCACGCCGCGCGGGGCGCGCTCCAGGCGCTCGAGGCCAACTTCTCGTGCAGCCACCTCAGGGAGCTTTTCGTGAGCTCCTACAGGTTGGAGAACACGAGCAGCGACGCCTCCTCGCCTGCAGCAAGCACCTTCCAGTTCCCGCTGAGCCATGGCGGGCTTCGCATGCTCGTCAACCAGATGCACTGCACCGCGAACGGCTCGGTGCGCGCCTACGTCGTCTTCTCCAACTACACGGACTCAgagagacggtggcggcgcgacatGGTCATCAATAACCGCTTCTTGGTCAAGGAggaggccgtcgtcgccgacgggtACTGGGACTCGACGACGAGCCGGCTCTGCCTCAGGGCGTGCCGGGTGGCGCACTCGTCGGCGGCAGAGACGGAGCTGAAGGTGGGCGAGCAGTGCGGCCTCGGGATGAGCTTCTGGTTCCCGGCCGTGTGGACGATCCGGGACCGGAGCATCGTGGCCGGGCTGCTCTGGAACGCGAACCAGGAGGAGAGCGGCGGTAACAAGCACGCCGGTGCTTCGCTCTCCGGcgtgatgtcggtgtcaagcatCGACGGCGACGGGTACAACCGTAGGCGTAGCAACCTCACCGACGTCAAATACAACTACACGATGGTTGAGAAGGCGAAGAAACAGTATCTCAGCTGCAAGTTCAGCAAGAGGAAGACAGGACGGTTCCCAGACAACAGCAGCATGTACTCGTACAGCGACTTCAGATTCGACTTCATCGAAACCCTGGGCGCTGGAGGACAAGCGTCTCCGGTGACCATCGGGTCGGTGATGGTCGACGGCGATCAGCTGGCAGCAGAATACATGTTCTTCCGACATGCCATGGGAGAGATGAACAAGAGCCGGACAACAGTGGTCAGGATGGATCATTCCCAGCTGCTGAATGTCAGCTACGATATAAGCTATCGTGTCCGATCTGCAAATTCGAAAGCACGTAAGAACAGTTCATCATTATTTTCACATCCCCTGTCAATTGAGCGTCGAGAAATTTCAGCCGAAGGAGTGTACGATCCAAAGACAGGAATCCTGTTCATGGTCGGCTGCCAAGAGATCAATGGCTCCTCCACTGACTGTCAAATACTGGTAACAGTTCATTTTGCCTCTTTGGATGCCAAGGGGAATGGTCACGGCAGGGGGAAGATCAGTAGCACGAGAGACAAGGCAGATCGTCTCCACTTCGAAGCGATGGACATCACCTTGTACGGGATGTACAGGGAGCAGATCGGCGAGTCGATCTGGAGGATGGACCTGGAGATCATCATGGCGGTGGTCTCCGCGACGCTGTCGTGCGTCTTCGCCGCGCTGCAGATCCGCCACGCCAGGGCGAACCCCGCGTCGGCTCCGTCCGCCACGTCGGTCGCCATGCTCGCCGTCCTGGCCCTGGGCCACGTGACCCACCTCGCGCTCAACGTCGACGCCCTGTTCGTCAGCAGGAGGACGCACTACATCCCGATTTCCGCCGATGGGTGGCTCGAGCTGAACGAGGTGATGCTGCGTGTGCCCACGCTGATCGCCTTCGCGCTGCACCTCTGCCTCCTCCAGCTGGTGTGGTCCAGCCGGCGATCGGCCCCCCGCGCCATAGCCGAGAAATGGTCGGCCGCCGAGAGGAGATCGCTGTGGATCTGCCTGCCGCTGTACCTGCTcagcggcctcctcgccggGGCAGTTCACGTCATCAACAATGGCCGTGCTGCAGCGGAGAACTCGCTGGTCGTCCGTGTCGCGGGCGATTCGGGCACGCTGTGGGACGACCTCGCGTCGTACGCGGGGCTGGTCCTGGACGGGTTCCTCCTGCCGCAGGTGATCCTGAACGCGTTGTCCCGGTCCAGGGCGAGGGCCATCTCGGCGTGGTTCTACGTCGGGGTGACCGTGCTCCGCGCGGCGCCTCACGTGTACGACGCGCTGAGGGCTCGCGGCTACGTGCCGAGCGTGAGGCCGTCGTCGACTTACGTGTACGCGAGCCCACGCGACGATCTCTTCGGCGTCGCGTGGGACGTCGCCGTGCCGTTGGGGGCGGCGTCGCTGgcgctgctgctgttcttgcagCAGCGGCTTGGAGGTGCCTTCTTCGTGAGGGGCAGGAGGTTTGGTGAATACGAGATGGTGCCCACCACGGTTAGCTCCCATCAGGAGGGCGACAAGAAGATGGATCATGAACGCGGGGATGTTATAGCAAATTGA